The Myxocyprinus asiaticus isolate MX2 ecotype Aquarium Trade chromosome 36, UBuf_Myxa_2, whole genome shotgun sequence genome segment TTACATTAAAAGCAGCTTAAATTTACTGAGCTTCATGTTTAGAATACAATAACTTGTCACACTTAAACCAGTTATACCTAATCTTCATTTCTACGGCCCCAGGAAGTGCTCTTGAAAGTCCTTAAACCACTCTGCATGTGTAGATTTAAATGTGTATTCAAATCACAGGAAACAATTACACTCTTTCTTTGGTTGAAGAGTATGATTAGCCAAGAGCTGTGACGGTTTAAGAATTTTCTTGCAGATTTAGGGAGATTTTCTTATGGCATGTACTACACTCCTTCGGttgcacaaaattattattattttttttaactaataaattgacatgaaaccattttgttgtaaaaaatacataaataaaattgtaCAGAATTTTGTGAATTTTTGTGCTATTTGCAAATGGGTATTTCTTGACATTCTTTTCATCTATTTAACATAACCTTTCCCAAGTTAACCTCATCGAAACACACTGTGTGTAATATTTTGCTGTAAACTCGTTGTAAATGACCCGTATCTTCATCATTTCTCTACAGAACCTCATTACATTTATCAGTGTATTAACTCGGTTATGTTTTTAGAATGAAAGTGCTTTGTACAAGAGGCTGTACTGATGTCAAAACAAGTAAACAACCCACCATGGGTTCTGTAATGCCACTTATGCTGTCCAGGAATGTAGTCTTATTTCCTATAAATAAGAGACTTTATGGGCATTACAGATTATTAATAGGAGGGTCGAGAAAAGGAAGGAGGTGTACCAGAAGGTTTATTTAGCAGATTATCCTCCAAAATCCACAGTGCAATGAGGCTTGGGAGTACATTATGTATCTGTATACCAAGGAGGCCAAGTCCTCATACAGCTTCCTGAAGGGGAGTTCTGCGTCACATCACAGGACAGGTAAGGCAATTATTCAGCTAGCTAGGTTGCGGCTATTTGTGTTTTAAGTGGcctaaaataaagtaaaaattgtcCTTAAATTGGTGTGTTGATATTTCATTAATGTTTATGAAGAATTTCAGCTGATTTTGGAGCATCTAGACTTTTTCCACTTTCTGTAACCACTCATTTGAGTGGCTTTCTTCATCAATTGTAATATTCTTATATAGTCAGTTTGGTTAAAACTAAACAGacctaaaaaaattaattaattaaaacaagaCTTCCACAAAAATTCCAAACTAATTCTAGAGATACTGTTTTATGGacattaatataaaattaataagtGAGCAGTTCAAATTGGCTGGATTCTGTTTCATGCAAAGAATTGGCGTAACAAGCTCAATGTAGAATTACGTTTCTGACTAACAAAAACTTCCAGGGATTtgctttttaaactatttttttctcATATGAAAAATGACATATGAAAAGCAGTGATTAACCTCTTAAATCTGCAGGGAGGCGTTATATGGCAAGccattttatcactttattacCAAGTCCCTGGATGCGTAAGTTtagcatatgtggtatcatttgaaagcctaAAATCTGAACTTTTTAGAAAACCCCATCTCTTGCATCTAGGTACAtagaataacaaaataaggcctgaaaacatttgtgtcacAAATTGGCCCTACCTAGAGGTTGtagaaattttaaaatgaaaataaaagtccttcacatagcacttaaatagacaagtcatatatcaaatgaaagctctcattctcaagaAGTTAACTgcatgtttattttgttgccataataccacagtttgaattattttcaaaaataccaCACAGTTAAATTTTATTTCggtaaggcataaaatgcaaatggCTCTCTTCTGTGCTGACCACTGATCTGTAAGCCACAAATAGCTTCAAACTTGATATCAAGTCATACCTTGGGTTGTTGgctttaaaatgagttaaataaattatttgtttacttgtttgtgagcttgcttaggtgaataatccaattttgtgtcaaaaatgTTTTCAGCAAAATACAAAGTTCAGTagaaaaattatgagaaacaaatcatcagcaaaataggTTCTCATCTATTGAAGATGAAATGttacacatcattttaaagctGGGATTctattttccaatgacacctagattgggcCTCTAGACAACTCAGAAGtcaagatattcaacaaaacattGTGGAAGTTCttagcacttaaaaaaaaagacttgtctgtgggtgagggctaaaatgtgtattttgctgTCCAGTGGGATAAATTAAGAATTTTTGCTCGAAAATAGAGGACACAGAATTGAAATGGTATGCTTTTAAACTTTagaaataattttaaacatatacaatgttattaattattgcaataatttcttaaaatgaagggggttatctgtaaaatgagacaatttttattaaattagtccactgtatgtgcgaacagggagcttttaaatttgagtatgAAAATTTTCAAGGGCAGTCCAAAATTCCTGCAGAGCATAAGAGGTTAAGTAAAATAAGCTCaagcaaaacagaaacaaaactaatcaataaactgaaaaaaaaattaataataataataataattttaaataacaaGACTTACTTGTATACAGAAGATAAAAGGTGATCAGCTAGTTCAATATGATACATACATAAATAGTGATACTTTGTATCTAAACATAAACCAAATGGTACACAGTGGATGACGGATAAAAGTAGTCAATCTCTTGATAAGTCAGTTGACCTGAATGTTCTTGTTGACAGTGCACATGTGCATTCTAGAATCTTGCCGTGTGTTACATACTAACTTCGTCTGTGTATTGTGGTAAAGATTTGCACTCAACATGGCACGTTGAGTAGTTAATGAGTAGTACTTATTACAAAACTTCTCATCCTGCTTCCCTCTGAGAAAGTGTCTTTTGATTGTACATATAATATAAGAATATTGTAGTTTTTCTTTTCCTCCTTTGCAGGCCCAACACCATCATAAGCAACTATGGGAATTAAAGTGGAGGAGACAGAGACAGTACGTCCCCCAGATGGTGGCTGGGGCTGGGCTGTTCTGCTGGGAGGTTTTGTCATCACTGGCTTTTCATATGCTTTTCCAAAAGCTATTAGTGTTTATTTCAAAGAACTGATGCGAGACTTTGACTGTGGTTACAGTGACACGGCCTGGATTTCATCCATCATGTTAGCTATGCTCTATGGCTCAGGTAAAATACAGTAAGCCGAATGCCATCAAACCTTAAAAAGCAGacaatcatcttaattttcatttacCATGAAACTTGatcaaataattttcatttaatcCAGGTCCAGTCTCCAGCATCATGGTTAATAAATTTGGATGTCGTCCAGTGATGCTGATTGGAGGATTACTGGCCTCAGGAGGGATGATAGGTGCCTCTTTCACTACTAACATTATCCAGCTCTACCTCACTGCAGGTGTCATTACAGGTGATTGAAATGTAATGTACTGACATTGCTACACAAGCAATAAACAACCCAAATCTTTGTTTTAACCAATGAAAATGCTATCATAAAAGTACATCTGGAAGATGGTAATGTTTATGCTCGTGGACAAATATTGGACAGCAACACAAGGAAAATGTAACACATAATGCCTTTCCCTCCTCAAAGGTCTTGGCCTTGCCTTGAACTTCCAACCATCACTGATTATGCTGGGGTCTTATTTTGACAAACGGAGACCACTGGCCAATGGACTGGCTGCAGCTGGAAGCCCAGTATTTCTGTCAGCTCTTTCTCCATTAGGTCAAGTGCTGCTGAACCGTTATGGATGGAGAGGAGGATTTCTGATCATGGGTGGTCTTCTGCTAAATTGTTGCATCTGCGGAGCTGTTATGAGACCCCTGAAATGCAAAGAAAGGAGAACGATGGCGAAAGGAGAGGCCTACTCCCAAGAGCTCAAAGAAATGCTGCCTTCTAGGGCCGGACAAGAGAGTAACATTTGTAAACACCATAATGCTGAAAAGCCTAGGAAAAAGAAGCTTTTGGACTTCAGTGTACTTTGTGACCAAGGGCTAATTATCTATATCATTGCAAAATTTATAGTTGTCCTTGGCCTGTTTGTTCCAACTATTCTCTTAGTCAACTATGCTAAGGATCAAGGAGTGCCCGACCAGGATGCTGCCTTTCTGTTATCTATTATAGGATTTATTGACATCTTTGCCCGTCCCACATGTGGCATATTGGCTGGTTTTAAATGGATTCGACCCAAGATGCCTTATTTCTTCAGCCTTGCCTTGCTCTTCAATGGCCTAACAGATGTTTGTTCAGCCACAAGCACAGATTATAAGGGGTTAGTTATCTTCTGTGTGTTCTTTGGGCTCTCTTATGGCATGGTGGGTGCTCTACAGTTCGAAGTGCTAATGGGTATTGTGGGGACAAGCAGTTTTTCCAGTGCACTTGGCCTAGTGCTCCTCATAGAGGCAGTGGCTGTGCTGATTGGACCTCCCTCTGCTGGTGAGTACGGACGTTAACgtaaatgttatattattaatGTAAAAGTAATAATATTTTTCCTTCCTGTTCTTTCCCCCTACAGGTTATTTGGTAGATGCTTACAAGAACTATGAACTCATTTTTTACATGGCTGGCGGAGAGCTGATCACTGCTGGAATATTTCTTTCCCTTGCATCATTCTGCTGCATtaagcaaaagaaaagaaaagactcATCTAAGATTCATCATGCTGATGTGGCAAATAATCATGTTAGGAATGAATCAGATCAAGCCTAAAAGATGAAGAGTGAAGAGAGCTCTGCTGTTTGGAGAGTGACATTTACATACAGTTAAAGATGAActcattaaaaaggttttactcctaaagaaattatttcccaatgtatgtataaaatcatgaccccTCACATGAGGTCATATCATTAACCTTATGCGGGGTGTCCCCTCATGGGGGTgcccatgttagaatcacatgatcagtCGAATagtactcacttaatctcagtaaccacccagttattggacattttcactcatggattaaatgaatcatggctgactttgAATAGTGACTTTCTTCAATGGCATCTGAAGCTGAAAACTATAGATTTTGAATGAGGTTGCATCCACCCAGCAAGATGACAGTGTAATGCTGTTCACTTTGTGTTGGAAtcactgtaattacgagatggcaaCTCTGAGGTTCTACTCGGAGCCGTTCATGTTCTGGGAACTAGGAAGTTATCCGTTTCTATGAAAACACTTATGCCAaaatggctttgttgttgataacagcaaaatatttttcactacattcatttattaattcacCTCAATATGTTGCTGCAAAATGTTTAAGTATAAAGAAAACGTTATAGGGAATGATGgcataataaaataacatatcaaacagaaatatgttttcACTACCTTCAACTGTTGAGGCCGCTGCCATATTAGTTCTATTTACATGACATCACGACTTTCAAGTCGGAGCTTTAGAATTCTGagattacaacttgtaattacaagttctaCAAAGACATAAACGCTTTTTACAAGTTGGAAtctcgtaattacggtaattccggCATGATGTGAACGCACCATGTCCAAGATAGCACAAATACAAATGATGAATATATGATGAAATAAATGATAAATCTCTCcagaattaaacaaaataatgccATATGCATCCCAAAAGCACTTTTGAACTTATTCATATTTCTAATATCTGTATTACACAGAAAATATCATGGTATGTTAGATTTACACATATGCGTTATTTGGAACACAGTCTATTTGTGAATAAGCTAGCTGAATAAATTGGCCATAAAATGAGACaagcaataaaatatatgattacAGCACACCATACTGGCTAGCTGCAGAGACAGTTTAACAGAGATGCActactggtatt includes the following:
- the slc16a8 gene encoding monocarboxylate transporter 3: MGIKVEETETVRPPDGGWGWAVLLGGFVITGFSYAFPKAISVYFKELMRDFDCGYSDTAWISSIMLAMLYGSGPVSSIMVNKFGCRPVMLIGGLLASGGMIGASFTTNIIQLYLTAGVITGLGLALNFQPSLIMLGSYFDKRRPLANGLAAAGSPVFLSALSPLGQVLLNRYGWRGGFLIMGGLLLNCCICGAVMRPLKCKERRTMAKGEAYSQELKEMLPSRAGQESNICKHHNAEKPRKKKLLDFSVLCDQGLIIYIIAKFIVVLGLFVPTILLVNYAKDQGVPDQDAAFLLSIIGFIDIFARPTCGILAGFKWIRPKMPYFFSLALLFNGLTDVCSATSTDYKGLVIFCVFFGLSYGMVGALQFEVLMGIVGTSSFSSALGLVLLIEAVAVLIGPPSAGYLVDAYKNYELIFYMAGGELITAGIFLSLASFCCIKQKKRKDSSKIHHADVANNHVRNESDQA